Proteins from a single region of Schistocerca gregaria isolate iqSchGreg1 chromosome 3, iqSchGreg1.2, whole genome shotgun sequence:
- the LOC126354271 gene encoding uncharacterized protein LOC126354271, with protein MLTMCYSEESSTPSYSYGFMNSPAEFVMSVASSTILCIIKVHTTPFCGTSGCSQGLYTILGADDKVIFLKVFCGNKFASKIMNQEPKLCLHDCKVIVNFIPKQKQK; from the exons atgcttacaatgtgctactcagaagagagctccacgccctcgtactcttatggatttatgaacagccctgcagaattcgtgatgtcagttgcctccagcactatttTATGCATTATTAAAGTCCATACCACACCATTTTGTGGCACTTCTGGATGCTCCCAagggctctacacaatattag GAGCTGATGATAAGGTAATCTTTCTAAAAGTGTTCTGTGGGAATAAATTTGCATCGAAAATAATGAATCAAGAGCCAAAATTATGCCTACATGATTGCAAAGTAATTGTAAATTTTATACCGAAGCAAAAACAGAAGTGA